The following proteins are co-located in the Fusobacteria bacterium ZRK30 genome:
- a CDS encoding PTS sugar transporter subunit IIC, with protein sequence MEMLKGMALLLLALSCFSAFSLKAPNGQKAMSGLANAAVATFLVEALHKFISGNMLGIAFLGNVGSIVGGLGGVASGSLVMLALGINPVFALATGLALSGMGILEGFIVGYALSFLVPILEKYLPEGVDTIVGVLVLAPLGRFIAEAVSPVVTITLNQLGEMILNASNQSPILMGLLLGGLIKVICTAPLSSMALTAILGLTGLPMGIACVACFGGCFANGITFYRLKLGSKSKAISMMLEPLTQADIVTANPVPIFSSSFVGGAFAGLSAAYFNIIADAPGTASPIPGLLTPFAFNPAGTVALAMLFAMIGGIAGGFLMSTIFLAIKAKKESRNMIQA encoded by the coding sequence ATGGAAATGTTAAAAGGAATGGCACTACTATTATTGGCACTATCATGTTTTTCAGCATTCAGTCTTAAAGCACCAAATGGTCAAAAAGCTATGAGTGGTTTAGCAAACGCTGCAGTCGCTACTTTTTTAGTCGAAGCTTTACACAAATTTATTTCAGGAAATATGCTTGGTATTGCTTTTTTAGGTAATGTAGGTAGCATCGTAGGTGGTCTGGGAGGCGTAGCATCAGGAAGTTTGGTTATGCTGGCTCTTGGTATCAATCCTGTATTTGCTCTAGCTACTGGTCTCGCACTCTCTGGAATGGGAATCTTAGAAGGATTTATCGTAGGATATGCCCTTTCATTCTTAGTTCCAATCTTAGAAAAATATTTACCTGAAGGAGTAGACACTATTGTTGGTGTACTTGTTTTAGCTCCTCTAGGAAGATTTATCGCAGAAGCGGTTTCACCTGTTGTTACTATTACTCTTAATCAATTAGGAGAAATGATATTAAACGCTTCCAACCAATCTCCAATACTTATGGGACTTCTTTTAGGAGGGCTTATCAAGGTTATTTGTACAGCTCCTCTCAGTTCCATGGCTCTTACAGCTATTTTAGGCTTGACAGGGCTTCCTATGGGAATAGCATGTGTCGCTTGCTTCGGTGGTTGTTTCGCAAACGGTATAACATTCTATAGACTTAAATTAGGAAGTAAAAGTAAGGCTATCTCAATGATGTTAGAACCTCTTACACAAGCTGACATAGTTACAGCCAATCCAGTACCTATATTCAGTTCTAGTTTTGTTGGTGGAGCTTTTGCAGGTTTATCTGCTGCATATTTTAATATTATTGCTGATGCTCCGGGAACTGCGTCTCCTATCCCTGGTTTACTTACTCCATTTGCATTTAATCCAGCTGGAACTGTTGCGTTAGCTATGTTATTTGCTATGATAGGTGGTATAGCTGGTGGATTTTTAATGTCAACAATCTTCCTTGCGATTAAAGCGAAGAAAGAATCAAGAAATATGATACAAGCATAG
- a CDS encoding glycine/sarcosine/betaine reductase component B subunit encodes MRLELGEINISDIKFADVSKVENGVLHVNAEEIKAIVLEDDRIIDVKLELAKPGESVRITPVKDVIEPRVKVGGKAGIFPGMISNVKTVGEGRTHVLKGSAVVTCGKIVGFQEGIIDMTGVAADYSPFSKLNNLCMVIEPKEGIESHAYEAAARMAGLKIAAHLGKLGENVTPDNIEVFETKPLLEQANEYPELPKVAYVYMLQTQGLLHDTYVYGVDAKKIVPTILYPTEVMDGAILSGNCVSACDKNTSFHHLNNPIIKNLYKQHGKEINFMGIIITNENVYLADKERSSDWTAKFTKYLGLDGVVISQEGFGNPDTDLIMNCKKVEAQGVKTVIVTDEYAGRDGSSQSLADADVAANAVITGGNANQMITLAPMDKVIGMLDYTDTLSGGFDGSLKADGTIEAEIQIITGATNELGFNKLTAKMY; translated from the coding sequence TTGCGTTTAGAATTAGGAGAAATTAATATTTCAGATATAAAATTTGCAGATGTCTCAAAAGTAGAAAACGGTGTTTTACATGTAAATGCGGAAGAAATTAAGGCAATTGTTTTAGAGGATGACAGAATCATTGACGTTAAACTTGAATTAGCAAAGCCTGGAGAAAGTGTTAGAATTACACCTGTTAAAGATGTAATCGAGCCTAGAGTAAAAGTTGGAGGAAAAGCTGGTATTTTCCCTGGAATGATCTCAAACGTAAAAACTGTTGGAGAAGGTAGAACTCATGTATTAAAAGGGTCTGCAGTAGTAACTTGTGGTAAAATTGTTGGATTCCAAGAAGGAATCATCGACATGACTGGTGTTGCAGCAGATTATAGTCCTTTCTCAAAGTTAAATAACTTATGTATGGTTATCGAACCTAAAGAAGGAATCGAATCACACGCTTATGAAGCAGCTGCTAGAATGGCTGGATTAAAAATCGCTGCACACTTAGGTAAATTAGGAGAAAATGTTACTCCTGATAATATCGAAGTATTCGAAACTAAACCTTTATTAGAGCAAGCTAACGAGTACCCTGAGTTACCAAAAGTAGCTTATGTATACATGTTACAAACTCAAGGTCTTTTACATGATACTTATGTATATGGTGTAGATGCTAAGAAAATAGTACCAACTATCTTATATCCAACTGAAGTTATGGATGGAGCTATCTTAAGTGGTAACTGTGTATCAGCTTGTGACAAAAATACAAGTTTCCATCACTTAAATAACCCAATCATCAAAAACTTATACAAGCAACATGGAAAAGAAATCAACTTCATGGGAATCATCATAACTAACGAAAACGTATACTTAGCAGATAAAGAAAGATCATCTGACTGGACAGCTAAATTTACTAAATACTTAGGATTAGATGGTGTAGTAATCTCTCAAGAAGGATTCGGAAACCCTGATACTGACTTAATCATGAACTGTAAGAAAGTAGAAGCTCAAGGTGTTAAAACAGTTATCGTTACTGACGAGTATGCTGGTAGAGATGGATCATCTCAATCATTAGCAGATGCAGACGTAGCAGCTAACGCAGTAATAACTGGTGGAAACGCTAACCAAATGATAACTTTAGCTCCAATGGACAAAGTTATCGGAATGTTAGACTACACTGATACATTATCAGGTGGATTTGACGGTTCATTAAAAGCTGACGGAACTATCGAAGCTGAGATCCAAATAATCACTGGTGCAACAAACGAATTAGGATTCAACAAATTAACAGCTAAAATGTACTAG
- the trxB gene encoding thioredoxin-disulfide reductase — MSKIYDLIVIGAGPAGLSSALYAGRSKLSTLVLEKSKTGGQIVITHEVANYPGSVREATGPSLIARMVEQVVEFGAEIKSDDVIDVDFSGDIKIVKGEKEEYKAKSVIIATGATPRKMGCPGEAEFTGKGVSYCATCDADFFEDFEVFVIGGGDTAVEEAMYLTKFARKVTIVHRRDELRAAKSIQEKAFKNDKLEFMWDSTVEELKGDGILETAVFRNLKTGELTEFNADEEDGTFGLFAFVGYVPHSDTFKGHIEMDDWGYIKTDDEMRTNVEGVFAAGDIRPKALRQVVTATADGAIAATLAEKYMEEKF, encoded by the coding sequence ATGTCAAAAATATACGACCTTATAGTAATAGGAGCAGGGCCAGCAGGATTATCATCGGCTCTATATGCAGGAAGATCAAAATTATCTACATTAGTATTGGAAAAGAGTAAAACAGGAGGACAGATTGTTATAACTCATGAAGTAGCAAACTATCCTGGATCTGTAAGAGAAGCTACAGGACCATCTCTAATCGCTAGAATGGTAGAACAAGTTGTAGAATTCGGTGCAGAGATCAAATCTGACGATGTAATAGATGTAGATTTTTCTGGAGACATCAAAATTGTTAAAGGTGAAAAAGAAGAATATAAAGCTAAATCAGTTATTATAGCAACTGGAGCTACACCTAGAAAGATGGGTTGTCCTGGAGAAGCTGAATTTACTGGTAAGGGAGTTTCATACTGTGCTACATGTGATGCTGACTTCTTTGAAGATTTCGAAGTATTCGTAATCGGTGGAGGAGACACAGCAGTTGAAGAAGCAATGTACCTAACTAAATTTGCTAGAAAAGTAACTATAGTACATAGAAGAGATGAATTAAGAGCAGCTAAATCTATTCAAGAGAAAGCATTTAAAAACGACAAGTTAGAATTTATGTGGGATTCAACAGTTGAAGAATTAAAAGGTGACGGAATATTAGAAACAGCAGTATTCAGAAACTTAAAAACTGGAGAATTAACAGAATTCAACGCTGATGAAGAAGATGGAACATTTGGATTATTCGCATTTGTTGGTTATGTACCACATTCAGATACATTCAAAGGTCATATCGAAATGGATGACTGGGGATATATCAAAACTGATGACGAAATGAGAACAAATGTAGAAGGAGTATTTGCAGCAGGAGATATCAGACCTAAAGCACTTAGACAAGTAGTAACAGCAACTGCTGATGGAGCAATCGCAGCAACGTTAGCTGAAAAATATATGGAAGAAAAATTTTAA
- a CDS encoding thioredoxin family protein produces MLVVDKGTFEEEVLNAEGYVLVDYYSDGCVPCKALLPELEVIAEKNADKAKFVKLNTSKARRMAIKQKVLGLPTITLYKGGEKVAELTKDDATAKNIEAMLAENIK; encoded by the coding sequence ATGTTAGTAGTAGATAAGGGAACATTTGAAGAAGAAGTACTAAATGCAGAAGGTTATGTATTAGTAGATTATTATAGTGACGGGTGTGTACCGTGTAAAGCGTTATTACCTGAATTAGAAGTAATAGCTGAAAAAAATGCTGATAAAGCTAAATTCGTAAAATTAAACACAAGTAAAGCAAGAAGAATGGCAATAAAGCAAAAAGTATTAGGATTACCTACAATTACTTTATATAAAGGTGGAGAAAAAGTAGCAGAATTAACAAAAGACGATGCAACAGCTAAAAACATAGAAGCTATGTTAGCTGAAAACATCAAGTAG
- a CDS encoding GrdX family protein: protein MKFRIITNNPLVNLKYKDLYPMDYHEDATFLETMEFTRSKVHIGHEILTHPLTGSIKPGETPFKSIIISEEATKLNFDSLKLIEDAIITTKKFVLKREWTDKIIGDFKLIDCDIITSGIESITQNN, encoded by the coding sequence ATGAAATTTAGAATAATAACTAACAATCCTTTGGTTAACTTAAAATATAAGGATCTGTACCCTATGGATTACCATGAAGATGCTACCTTTTTAGAAACAATGGAATTCACAAGATCAAAAGTTCACATTGGTCATGAAATTTTAACTCATCCATTGACAGGGAGTATCAAACCTGGGGAAACACCTTTTAAATCAATAATAATATCTGAAGAAGCCACTAAATTAAACTTTGATTCTTTGAAGCTTATCGAGGATGCAATCATAACTACTAAAAAATTTGTCTTAAAGAGAGAGTGGACAGACAAAATTATAGGTGACTTCAAATTAATCGATTGCGATATCATTACTAGTGGTATCGAAAGTATAACTCAAAATAATTAA
- the grdA gene encoding glycine/sarcosine/betaine reductase complex selenoprotein A — protein sequence MFNYENKKLIIVGDRDGVPGEAIKECAETMANVEVIFASTECFVUTAAGAMDLENQKRIKDFATEYGPENLVVILGAAEAEASGLAAETVTMGDPTFSGVLANEALGLTVFHVLEDQFKGAVDADKFEEQVGMMEMVLEVEEIVEEMNEIRGEGCKYL from the coding sequence ATGTTTAATTATGAAAATAAAAAATTAATCATCGTCGGAGATAGAGACGGTGTACCTGGAGAAGCTATAAAGGAGTGCGCTGAGACAATGGCAAACGTAGAAGTAATATTTGCTTCTACAGAATGCTTTGTCTGAACGGCTGCTGGAGCAATGGATTTAGAGAATCAAAAAAGAATTAAAGATTTCGCAACTGAATATGGACCAGAAAACTTAGTAGTTATATTAGGAGCAGCAGAAGCAGAGGCATCTGGATTAGCTGCAGAAACAGTAACAATGGGAGACCCTACATTCTCAGGAGTACTAGCTAACGAAGCGTTAGGATTAACAGTATTCCACGTATTAGAAGATCAATTCAAAGGTGCTGTAGATGCAGACAAATTTGAAGAGCAAGTAGGAATGATGGAAATGGTATTAGAAGTAGAAGAGATCG